TGCTGCCACGCCCTGTAATAAACTGCATATCGTTTTCGGCATGCTCGAAGATAAAGACAGCACAAAAATTTTAAAATTACTTCCACCCCGCGCGACCTACTATTTCTGCCGCCCTTCCATTCCACGCGGACGCGATGCTGAGATGCTGAGAAAGCAGGCTTTGGCAGCAGGACTCAACGGAAAAGCATATGAGACGGTGAATATGGCACTTTCAGCCGCCAGGCAACATTCGGGTGAAGATGACCTGATATTTGTCGGAGGAAGCACATTCGTTGTTGCAGAAGTCGTTTGATAAATAAAAAATAATGACTAATAATCTGTATTTTTACCATTGAATATCATAATATCCGCTTGCTGATGCTCACGATATTTGTCGCCAATCATACGAACAGAATCGACTATACATTCAGGCTTATTTTCAAAGACCTGCTTGATATTGATTTCTGCATCACATCAAACAAAGAGGAATTTGCCGCAAATACGGGACATAAATTTTCATACGGCACACATAAAATAAGCGATGAAGTTTTCTTTAAATCATCGGGATTGCTTGAATCAACGGGAATACAGGAATTAGATACTGAAGTTTCAACCTATAAAAACACGGCAGTACTATTTCCTTTATACGATGCAAGCTCGGCCTTGCCGTTCGATCCTTTTGCTGCAGCTTTTTATATGGCAACGCGCTATGAAGAATATCTTCCTTACAAGGCAGACAAGCTGGGGCGTTTTGAAGCTGCTGCCGGAATTGCCCATCAGCAAGGCTTTCTGCAACTACCTGTTGTAAATTTATGGGCTGCAATTATTCGCGACACGCTGAAAAACAACTATCCTGAAATTCCCGGTCCGCATCGTAAATTCAGATTTGTACCTACCTATGATATTGATATCGCCTACTCATACCTTTATAAAGGAAATACGCGCAGTATGGCCGCCGCAGCAAAGGATTTACTCAAAGGGAACTTCCGGAACCTGAAAGAGCGCTACGATGTACTCCAGGGTAATAAAGCAGATCCTTACGACAGTTATGAATTCATGTTTGAACTGCAGGAGCAATACGGTCTCTGTGCCAATTATTTCATACATGCGGGTACATGGGGAAAATATGACAAAAGCATTGCGCCTGAAACAGAGCCATACGCTTCCCTGCTTCGAAAAATAAACAGCCTTGCCGAAATCGGCATTCATCCGTCATGGCAATCCACAGAAAAGCCGGAGCTTATTAAACAAGAAATTATACGGATTGAAGGTGTCATCGGAGAACCCATTACACAAGCGCGACAGCATTTTATTAAGTTGAAATTCCCGGACACCTACAGGAACTTCATCGCTGCCGGCATCATCGATGATTATTCCATGGGATTTGCATCAGACATAGGTTTCAGAGCAGGACTATGCTCATCGTTTTTCTTCTATGACCTGGTGGAAGAAAGGGAAACAAAACTGAGGATACATCCCTTTGCCATTATGGAAGGCAGCATGAAAGATTACCTGAATATTTCTGCCGCCGAAGCGCTGCCCGTAATCGAAAAAATCATGAAACAAGTTGCTGCCGTAGGCGGAACTTTTATCACCATCTTTCATAATGAATCTCTTGGAACCTCAGCAAAATGGGCCGGCTGGAGAAATGTGTATCGTGAAATGACCGAAATGGCAAACAGTCTTTCGTAAAAAAATAAAACAACCATAAACTTTTGATTCGTTACATCGAACATAGTGCCCTCGACAAACGTAAATGGGATTGCTGCATTGAAAACGCCGCAATGAGCCCGGCCTATGCGTTGTCGTGGTATCTTGATATTGCCTGCGAACAGTGGGACGCACTTGTGGAAGATGATTATTCAGCAGTAATGCCGCTGCCCTGGCGCAAAAAAGGAGGTATAAAATATATTTATCCGCCTTACTTCATTCAACAACTCGGCATTTTTTCAACCGCTACGGTTGGTTCGGCGAAAACAGCTGCGTTTCTCAATGCTATTCCGGAATCCTTCAAATATGCCGAAATAAACCTGAACAGCACGAATGCTGTGAGTGAACTTACACTTTCATATACAAGGCGAACGAATACTGAGCTTCAATTAAACACACCCTTCGAAAAAATAAAATCGGGATATTCGGATAACCTGAAACGCAACTTACGCAAAGCCGTAACTTCCGGAAACGACCTAACCGATGCTGTAATTCCAGAAGCGCTTGTAACCCTTTTTAAGCATAACAAAGGTGCCGAGCTCAACAAATTCAGTGAACAGGACTACGCCGTACTCACTCACTTAATGAAGGAAAGCATCAAGCGTGGTGCAGGATTTATTACGGGTGTTTGTGATGATAAAAACACTTTGATTGCCGGCGCTTTTTTTATTCAAACCGGTCAACGAATCATTTTTCTGTTCAGCGGTGCAGGCGCAGAAGCAAAAGAGAACGCAGCCATACCACAGCTTTTAAATAATCAAATCGCTGCTTATGCTGACAGGCAGATGCTTTTGGATTTTGAAGGTTCGGATAATAAAAATCTCGCGCGGTTTTATAAGAGCTTCGGCTCTGAAGAAACGTATTATCATCGCGTTATAATTGACCGGCTCCCAAAAATTGCAAAATATGTAATAAAATGGCGTCGTATGCTGAAAAAAAATTAATTTAGCAGAACATAAAATCGAATGACATGGTCAATGTGCTTGGTGAAAAAACTTCGGTCTTGAACCAGTATATCTCTGAAATAAGAGATGTGGATGTTCAGAAAGACCCTCTTCGGTTCAGAAGAAATTGTGAACGCATAGGTGAAGTTTTCGGCTATGAAATCAGCAAACTTCTTGAATACGAAAAAAAGGAAATCATCACACCTTTGGGCGTAGCAGAAATGCCTGTTATAAAAAACTATCCGGTGCTTGCAACCATACTTCGTGCAGGCTTGCCGCTTCATCAGGGGCTGCTCAATGTTTTTGACAGGTCAGATAATGCATTTATTTCAGCCTACAGGCTGCATTATCCCGACGGACAGTTTGACGTCAAAGTAGAGTATGTTTCCAGTCCTGATCTTACAAATCGCACACTGATATTGTGTGACCCGATGCTTGCCACCGGTTCATCACTGGTGCTGACCTATAAGGAACTTCTTTCAAAAGGCAAACCGCTTCATACCCACATAGTCACAATTATTGCCAGTGTTCAGGGTGTTGAATACCTTAAAAAGCACTTACCGGCAGCAGACGTTACCCTCTGGGCAGGTGCTGTTGATGATGAACTCACGGCTCAGGCCTATATCGTACCCGGTTTGGGCGATGCCGGCGATCTGGCTTTCGGTGTAAAACTGTAATTGCATTGCAGTTTCCATTGTACTTATTCAAAATACGTGCGCTGAATGAATATTTGGCTGGCTGATAAATTGCATCATTTTTAAGCAATTTT
The nucleotide sequence above comes from Bacteroidota bacterium. Encoded proteins:
- the upp gene encoding uracil phosphoribosyltransferase; amino-acid sequence: MVNVLGEKTSVLNQYISEIRDVDVQKDPLRFRRNCERIGEVFGYEISKLLEYEKKEIITPLGVAEMPVIKNYPVLATILRAGLPLHQGLLNVFDRSDNAFISAYRLHYPDGQFDVKVEYVSSPDLTNRTLILCDPMLATGSSLVLTYKELLSKGKPLHTHIVTIIASVQGVEYLKKHLPAADVTLWAGAVDDELTAQAYIVPGLGDAGDLAFGVKL
- a CDS encoding polysaccharide deacetylase family protein, whose product is MLTIFVANHTNRIDYTFRLIFKDLLDIDFCITSNKEEFAANTGHKFSYGTHKISDEVFFKSSGLLESTGIQELDTEVSTYKNTAVLFPLYDASSALPFDPFAAAFYMATRYEEYLPYKADKLGRFEAAAGIAHQQGFLQLPVVNLWAAIIRDTLKNNYPEIPGPHRKFRFVPTYDIDIAYSYLYKGNTRSMAAAAKDLLKGNFRNLKERYDVLQGNKADPYDSYEFMFELQEQYGLCANYFIHAGTWGKYDKSIAPETEPYASLLRKINSLAEIGIHPSWQSTEKPELIKQEIIRIEGVIGEPITQARQHFIKLKFPDTYRNFIAAGIIDDYSMGFASDIGFRAGLCSSFFFYDLVEERETKLRIHPFAIMEGSMKDYLNISAAEALPVIEKIMKQVAAVGGTFITIFHNESLGTSAKWAGWRNVYREMTEMANSLS